The genomic region GCCGCTGAGCATCCGCTCCGCCCTGCACCCGATCTTCGGCGCGCGCATCCACGGCTGGATCGGCCACCTCGTCGACATCGCCGCCGTCCTCGGCACGATCTTCGGCATCGCGACCACGCTCGGCATCGGCGTCGCCCAGCTGAACTACGGCATCGACTTCATGTTCGGGATCCCCGAAAACCTCGCCGTGCAGGCCGGCCTCATCGCGCTGTCGGTGATCATGGCGGCGGTCTCGGTGCTCACCGGGGTCGAGAAGGGGATCCGGCGCCTGTCGGAGCTCAACGTGCTGTGCTCCATCGCGCTCATGCTCTTCGTGCTGTTCGCGGGTCGCACCAGCTTCCTCATGGACGCCGTCGTGCAGAACGTCGGCGACGTCCTCAGCCGGTTCCCCGCGATGACGCTCGAGACCTTCGCCTACGACCGCCCCGACGCGTGGCTCAGCAGCTGGACCCTCTTCTTCTGGGCCTGGTGGATCGCGTGGGCGCCGTTCGTCGGCCTGTTCCTCGCCCGCATCTCCCGCGGCCGCACCATCCGCGAATTCGTCATCGGCACGATGGTGGTGCCGTTCGCGTTCATCCTGCTGTGGATCTCGATCTTCGGGAACAGCGCCCTCGACCTCGTCATGGGCGGCGATAGCGCGTTCGGCGACGTCGCGATGAACACCCCGGAGCGCGCGTTCTACTCGCTGCTCGCCGAGTACCCGGGGGTGCCGCTCACGGCCGCCGTCGCGACCTTCACGGGGCTCCTCTTCTACGTGACCTCCGCCGACTCCGGCGCGCTCGTGATGGCGAACCTCACCTCGCACCTGCCCGACGCCGACACCGACGGACCCAAGTGGCTGCGCCTGTTCTGGGCCGTCGCCACCGGCGCGCTCACGCTCGTGATGCTCGCGGTGGGCGGCGTGCCGACCCTGCAGAGCGCGACCGTGGTGATGGGCCTGCCGTTCTCTGTGGTGCTGCTGCTCATCATGCTCGGGCTCTACAAGGCCCTGAAGGTGGAGGGATCGCTCGCGGCCAGCTACCGGTCGAGCCTGCCTGGCCTCCTCTCGGGCCGCTCGGGCGACACCGGCCACGGACGCAGCTGGCGCCAGCGGCTCTCCCGCTCCATGACGTACCCCGACCGCGAGCGCGCCCAGCGCTTCACCGAGGAGGTGGCGCTCCCCGCGCTCACCGAGGTGCACGACGAGCTCATCGTGCAGGGCGCGACCGTGCGGCTCGTCGAGGGCGAGAACTCCGAGTACGGGATCCGCGAGCTCGACCTCGAGGTGTCGATGGGCGAGGAGCGCGACTTCCGGTACGCGATCCGCCCGGTGCGGTACGACATCCCCACGTGCGCGCCGCACGCGGCCGCCGGATCCGAGGAGCACTACTTCCGCCTCGAGGTGTTCTCCCTCGAGGGCAGCCGCGGCTACGACGTCCTCGACTACACGCCCGAGCAGGTGATCGCCGACGTGCTCGACCACTACGAGACGCACCTCGAGTTCCTGCACCTCAACCGCGACGACCCGGGGAACACCGTCGTCGTCGCCCCCGCCGAACCCGAGAGGACCGCATGACCATGCACGAGCACACGAACGGGGCATCCGCCTCCCTCTTCATCGACGGCAGCTGGCAGTCGGCCGCGGACGGCGCCACGCGCGAGATCCGCTGTCCCGCCGACGGATCCCTCGTCGGGCACGTCTCCGAGGCCGGCACCGTCGACGTCGAGCGCGCCATCGCGAGCGCCCGCGCCGCGTTCGACGGCGGCGCCTGGTCGCGCACGCCCGCACCCGAGCGCGGCGACCTCCTCCTCCGGGTGGCCGACGGCCTCGTGGAGCGGAAGGCCGCGTTCGCCCGCGCCGAGACGCTCGACACCGGCAAGCGCCTGGTGGAGAGCGAGATCGACATGGACGACATCGCCGCCTGCTTCCGCTACTTCGGCAAGCTCGCCGGCCAGGACGCCGGCCGCGTCGTCGACGCCGGCGACCCCGACGTGGTGAGCCGCATCGTCCACGAGCCCGTGGGCGTGTGCGGCCTCATCGCGCCGTGGAACTACCCGCTGCTGCAGGCCGCGTGGAAGATCGCGCCGGCGCTCGCCGCGGGCAACGCGTTCGTCCTCAAGCCCAGCGAGCTGACGCCGCACACCTCGATCCTCATGATGCGGCTGCTCGCCGACGTGGGGCTGCCCGCGGGCGTCGCCAACCTGGTGCTGGGCGCGGGGGCCGTCGCGGGCGCGCCCCTCTCGAGCCACCCCGACGTCGACATGGTCTCGTTCACGGGCGGCCTCGCCACGGGCCGCACCATCGCGGCGGCCGCGGCGGCCACCGTGAAGAAGGTCGCGCTCGAGCTCGGCGGCAAGAACCCCAACGTGGTGTTCGCCGACGCCGACTTCGACGCCGCCGTCGACAACGCCCTCAACGCCGCCTTCGTGCACTCCGGCCAGGTGTGCTCGGCGGGCGCGCGGCTCGTGGTCGAGGAGCCCATCGCCGAGCGCTTCGTGGACGAGCTCGTGCGCCGGGCCGAGGGGATCCGCCTCGGCGGCCCGTTCGACCCCGACGCCGAGACCGGCCCGCTCATCTCGGCCGCGCACCGCGACAAGGTTCACGCGTACGTGGAGAAGGGGATCGCCGAGGGCGCGCGCCTGCGCACGGGTGGCGCGTTCGGCGCGGGCGACCTCGAGGCCGGGTTCTACTACCTGCCGACCGTGCTCGACCGGGTCGAGCGCGGCATGTCCGTGGTGGTCGACGAGGCCTTCGGGCCGGTGGTCACGGTCGAGACGTTCCGCACGGAGGAGGAGGCGGTCGCCATCGCGAACGACACCGACTACGGGCTCGCGGGCGCGGTGTGGTCCCAAAACGCCGGCAAGGCGCAGCGGGTCGCGCAGGCGCTCCGCCACGGCACCATCTGGATCAACGACTTCCACCCCTACCTGCCCCAGGCGGAGTGGGGCGGCTTCGGGCAGTCCGGCGTCGGCCGCGAGCTCGGCCCGACCGGCCTCGCCGAGTACCAGGAGGCCAAGCACATCTACCAGAACACGCGCCCGCAGGTGACCGGATGGTTCCGGGCGCGATGAGCGACAGCAGAGGAGACGACATGACCGGCACCGAGTACGACTACGTGGTCGTCGGCGGGGGATCCGCGGGCGCGGCCGTCGCCGCCCGCCTCAGCGAGGACCCCGACGCGCAGGTGGCCCTCATCGAGGCCGGCCCGCACGACAGGGACCTCGACGTGGTCCTCCGCCTCGATCGGTGGATGGAGCTGCTCGAGTCCGGCTACGACTGGGACTACCCCATCGAGGAGCAGGAGAACGGCAACTCCTTCATGCGGCACGCGCGCGCCAAGGTGCTCGGCGGCTGCTCCAGCCACAACTCGTGCATCGCGTTCTGGGCGCCGCGCGAGGACCTCGACGGCTGGGCGACGACGCATGGCGCCACCGGCTGGGACGCCGACAGCACCTACCCGCTGTACCAGCGGCTGGAGACGAACGAGGATCCGGAGCCGCACCACGGCCACGACGGCCCGGTGCACCTGATGAACGTGCCGCCGCGCGACCCGTCCGGCGTCGCGCTCCTCGACGCGTGCGAGCAGGCGGGGATCCCGCGCACGCGCTTCAACACCGGCGAGACCGTGCGGAACGGGGCCGGCTTCTTCCAGATCAACCGGCAGGCGGACGGCACGCGCGCGTCGTCGTCGGTCTCGTACCTGCATCCGCTCGCCGACCGCGCGAACCTCACGGTGCTGACCGACCTCACGGCGCGCGCGCTCGAGTTCGACGACGACGACCGCTGCACGGGCGTGCAGGTCGTCGACAACGCGTTCGCGAAGACCCGCACCGTCCGGGCCCGCCGCGAGGTGATCCTCTCTGCCGGCGCCATCGACTCGCCCAAGCTGCTGATGCTCTCGGGCATCGGCCCG from Clavibacter michiganensis subsp. insidiosus harbors:
- a CDS encoding aldehyde dehydrogenase family protein produces the protein MTMHEHTNGASASLFIDGSWQSAADGATREIRCPADGSLVGHVSEAGTVDVERAIASARAAFDGGAWSRTPAPERGDLLLRVADGLVERKAAFARAETLDTGKRLVESEIDMDDIAACFRYFGKLAGQDAGRVVDAGDPDVVSRIVHEPVGVCGLIAPWNYPLLQAAWKIAPALAAGNAFVLKPSELTPHTSILMMRLLADVGLPAGVANLVLGAGAVAGAPLSSHPDVDMVSFTGGLATGRTIAAAAAATVKKVALELGGKNPNVVFADADFDAAVDNALNAAFVHSGQVCSAGARLVVEEPIAERFVDELVRRAEGIRLGGPFDPDAETGPLISAAHRDKVHAYVEKGIAEGARLRTGGAFGAGDLEAGFYYLPTVLDRVERGMSVVVDEAFGPVVTVETFRTEEEAVAIANDTDYGLAGAVWSQNAGKAQRVAQALRHGTIWINDFHPYLPQAEWGGFGQSGVGRELGPTGLAEYQEAKHIYQNTRPQVTGWFRAR
- a CDS encoding GMC family oxidoreductase; amino-acid sequence: MTGTEYDYVVVGGGSAGAAVAARLSEDPDAQVALIEAGPHDRDLDVVLRLDRWMELLESGYDWDYPIEEQENGNSFMRHARAKVLGGCSSHNSCIAFWAPREDLDGWATTHGATGWDADSTYPLYQRLETNEDPEPHHGHDGPVHLMNVPPRDPSGVALLDACEQAGIPRTRFNTGETVRNGAGFFQINRQADGTRASSSVSYLHPLADRANLTVLTDLTARALEFDDDDRCTGVQVVDNAFAKTRTVRARREVILSAGAIDSPKLLMLSGIGPAAHLADLGIPVRVDSPGVGEHLQDHPEGVIQWEAKQPMPTESTQWWEIGIFATTEEGLDRPDLMFHYGSVPFDMHTVRQGYPTTENGFCLTPNVTHARSRGTVRLRSRDHRDKPLVDPRYLTDPHDMRVLIAGIRLAREIVAQPAMAEWAGRELYPGVEAQTDEELADYISRTHNTVYHPAGTVRMGAVDDAMSPLDPELRVKGVTGLRVADASVMPELTTVNPNITTMMIGERCADLVKRARAEELVAG
- the betT gene encoding choline BCCT transporter BetT; translation: MPASPDGTVAPADPAPIIDGAPPGRPRLNKPVFLGSSLGIVAIVAWASLAPTAAADAIGAAVAWVSESFGWYYIAVVTLVVGFVVVVAASRAGRTRLGPDDSRPAFTYFTWSAMLFAAGIGIDLMFFSVSEPITQYLAPPTGDGSTVEAARQAMVYTLFHYGLTGWALYALMGMAFGYFAYRHNLPLSIRSALHPIFGARIHGWIGHLVDIAAVLGTIFGIATTLGIGVAQLNYGIDFMFGIPENLAVQAGLIALSVIMAAVSVLTGVEKGIRRLSELNVLCSIALMLFVLFAGRTSFLMDAVVQNVGDVLSRFPAMTLETFAYDRPDAWLSSWTLFFWAWWIAWAPFVGLFLARISRGRTIREFVIGTMVVPFAFILLWISIFGNSALDLVMGGDSAFGDVAMNTPERAFYSLLAEYPGVPLTAAVATFTGLLFYVTSADSGALVMANLTSHLPDADTDGPKWLRLFWAVATGALTLVMLAVGGVPTLQSATVVMGLPFSVVLLLIMLGLYKALKVEGSLAASYRSSLPGLLSGRSGDTGHGRSWRQRLSRSMTYPDRERAQRFTEEVALPALTEVHDELIVQGATVRLVEGENSEYGIRELDLEVSMGEERDFRYAIRPVRYDIPTCAPHAAAGSEEHYFRLEVFSLEGSRGYDVLDYTPEQVIADVLDHYETHLEFLHLNRDDPGNTVVVAPAEPERTA